Proteins from a single region of Trichoderma asperellum chromosome 3, complete sequence:
- the CHS1 gene encoding Chitin synthase, class 1 (CAZy:GT2_Chitin_synth~TransMembrane:8 (o531-548i560-585o623-640i652-677o697-726i738-755o836-862i874-895o)), producing MAYNGAGGGQGGGHPLQDLPSGSSYHLPPHEQEEEAGRYLLNEPGAHGYEHDRLGAGTPPDRPVSAYSLTESYAPGASPIGTPGLGSDNGYNQYGQGPGYDFPRPASTVHDNDDDSWVQRQQQPAGGGLKRYNTRKVKLVQGSVLSIDYPVPSAIKNAVEPKYRDVEGGNEEFIKMRYTAATCDPNDFTLKNGYDLRPRMYNRHTELLIAITYYNEDKVLLARTLHGVMQNIRDIVNLKKSTFWNKGGPAWQKIVVCFVFDGIDKADKNTLDVLATIGVYQDGVVKKDVDGKETVAHIFEYTSQLSVTPNQQLIRPSADNAQNLPPVQFIFCLKQQNTKKINSHRWLFNAFGRILNPEVCILLDAGTKPSPRSLLALWEGFYNDKDLGGACGEIHAMLGKGGKKLLNPLVAVQNFEYKISNILDKPLESSFGYVSVLPGAFSAYRFRAIMGRPLEQYFHGDHTLSKILGKKGIDGMNIFKKNMFLAEDRILCFELVAKAGQKWHLTYIKAAKGETDVPEGAAEFISQRRRWLNGSFAASLYSLMHFGRMYKSGHNIIRMFFLHIQLIYNFLNVIFSWFSLASYYLTTTVIMDLVGTPSIPSNSTNEHHAFPFGDTATPIVNTLLKYIYLAFVILQFILALGNRPKGSKFTYIASFMVFALIQGYILVLSVFLVVSAFKTPLDEQINFDNGEDFVKSFFFGASAAGVIIIALITIYGLYFIASFLYLDPWHMFHSFPHYLLLMSTYINILMVYAFNNWHDVSWGTKGSDKAEALPSANVQKGEKNEVVVEEIEKEQEDIDSQFEQTVRRALAPFKEEEEIEKKDVEDGYKSFRTGLVVSWLFTNIVLIIGVTTDSFSQVGFVGSASSRTASFFKFLLYATAVLSLVRFIGFLWFLGKTGLMCCFARR from the exons ATGGCATACAACGGTGCCGGCGGTGGCCAAGGCGGGGGACACCCGCTACAGGATCTTCCCTCAGGCAGTAGC TATCACTTGCCCCCCCAcgagcaagaggaagaagctggaCGATATCTGCTGAACGAGCCCGGCGCGCATGGCTACGAGCATGATCGCCTTGGTGCCGGGACTCCTCCCGACCGTCCTGTCTCAGCTTACAGTCTCACCGAGTCTTATGCCCCTGGAGCATCACCCATCGGCACTCCTGGCTTGGGCAGCGACAATGGCTACAACCAGTACGGCCAGGGCCCGGGATACGATTTCCCCCGCCCTGCCTCAACTGTCCATGATAACGATGACGACAGCTGGGttcagcgacagcagcagcccgctGGTGGCGGTCTGAAGCGTTACAACACCAGAAAGGTCAAGCTTGTCCAGGGCTCCGTTTTGAGTATCGACTACCCGGTGCCCAGTGCCATCAAGAACGCGGTTGAGCCCAAGTACCGCGATGTCGAAGGCGGCAACGAGGAGTTTATCAAGATGCGATACACGGCCGCCACTTGTGATCCCAATGACTTCACCTTGAAGAACGGTTACGATTTGCGGCCGCGAATGTATAACCGTCACACGGAGCTTCTTATTGCCATTACGTACTACAACGAAGATAAGGTTCTGCTTGCCAGAACTCTGCACGGTGTGATGCAAAACATCCGAGACATCGTCAACCTCAAGAAGTCGACTTTCTGGAACAAGGGAGGTCCCGCCTGGCAGAAGATTGTCGTCTGCTTCGTCTTTGACGGTATCGACAAGGCTGACAAGAACACCCTGGACGTGCTCGCCACCATTGGTGTGTACCAGGATGGTGTCGTCAAGAAGGATGTCGACGGCAAGGAAACCGTCGCTCACATTTTTGAGTACACCAGTCAGCTTTCCGTCACGCCCAACCAGCAGCTCATCCGACCTTCTGCTGACAATGCGCAAAACCTGCCCCCTGTTCAGTTCATCTTCTGCTTGAAACAGCAGAACACCAAGAAGATCAACTCCCATCGTTGGCTGTTCAACGCCTTTGGCCGAATTTTGAACCCCGAAGTCTGTATTCTTCTTGATGCCGGTACCAAGCCCAGCCCTCGTTCGCTGCTGGCTTTGTGGGAGGGCTTCTACAACGACAAGGATCTTGGTGGTGCTTGTGGTGAGATTCACGCCATGTTGGGTAAGggcggcaagaagctgctcaaCCCCCTGGTCGCCGTGCAGAACTTTGAGTACAAGATTTCAAATATTCTTGACAAGCCCCTTGAGAGTTCTTTCGGCTACGTCTCTGTGTTGCCCGGTGCCTTCTCTGCCTATCGTTTCCGAGCTATCATGGGACGCCCTCTGGAGCAGTATTTCCATGGTGATCACACGCTGTCCAAGATTCTTGGTAAGAAGGGTATCGACGGCATGAACATTTTCAAGAAGAACATGTTTTTGGCCGAAGATCGTATTCTTTGTTTCGAGCTGGTCGCCAAAGCTGGCCAGAAATGGCACTTGACCTACatcaaggctgccaagggTGAGACTGATGTTCCAGAAGGTGCTGCCGAATTCATCAGTCAGCGTCGTCGTTGGCTCAACGGTTCGTTTGCTGCCTCTCTGTATTCGCTGATGCACTTCGGTCGAATGTACAAGAGTGGTCACAACATCATCCGCATGTTCTTCTTGCACATCCAGCTTATTTACAACTTCCTCAACGTCATCTTCTCTTGGTTCTCCCTGGCTTCTTACTATCTTACCACCACTGTCATTATGGACCTTGTCGGTACTCCTTCTATTCCGTCTAACAGCACCAATGAGCATCACGCTTTCCCATTTGGAGATACCGCGACACCCATTGTCAACACGCTTCTGAAATACATTTATCTTGCATTCGTCATCTTGCAGTTCATCCTCGCTCTGGGTAACAGACCGAAGGGTTCCAAGTTCACCTATATTGCTTCTTTCATGGTCTTTGCTTTGATTCAGGGTTACATTTTGGTTCTTTCCGTCTTCTTGGTCGTCAGCGCGTTCAAGACACCCCTCGACGAGCAGATCAACTTTGACAACGGTGAAGACTTTGTCAAGAGTTTCTTCTTCGGTGCGAGTGCCGCAGGTGTCATTATTATCGCCCTGATTACCATTTACGGTCTTTACTtcattgcttctttcttgtaTCTCGATCCCTGGCACATGTTCCACTCTTTCCCCCACTATCTGTTGCTCATGTCGACCTACATCAACATTCTCATGGTCTATGCTTTCAACAACTGGCACGATGTGTCTTGGGGTACCAAGGGTTCCGATAAGGCTGAAGCTCTTCCGTCTGCCAATGTCCAGAAGGGCGAGAAGAACGAAGTGGTTGTCGAAGAAATTGAAAAGGAGCAAGAGGATATCGACAGTCAGTTCGAACAGACTGTGCGACGAGCCCTGGCTCCCttcaaggaggaggaagagattgagaagaaggacgtGGAAGACGGTTACAAGTCTTTCCGTACCGGTCTGGTCGTTTCTTGGTTGTTTACCAACATTGTTCTGATCATCGGTGTCACTACCGACAGCTTTAGCCAAGTCGGCTTTGTG GGATCTGCCTCCAGCCGCACTGCCAGTTTCTTCAAGTTCCTTCTGTATGCTACCGCCGTGCTGTCTCTCGTCCGCTTCATCGGGTTCCTCTGGTTCCTGGGTAAGACGGGTCTTATGTGCTGCTTCGCTAGAAGATAA
- the UBC12 gene encoding NEDD8-conjugating protein ubc12 (BUSCO:EOG092D4MKM) translates to MLNIWSMKKKQKEAENAEGQAAGGKRKKVTAAQLRVQKDLSELSLGATMRTDFPDPDNILNFILSIEPDEGMYRGARFTFDFAINQNFPHEPPKVRCMEKIYHPNIDLEGKVCLNILREDWKPVLNLNAVIVGLQFLFLEPNASDPLNKEAADDLRSNREGFKRNVRTAMSGGTIKGTTYDRVLK, encoded by the exons ATGTTGAACATATGGTCTATG aaaaaaaagcaaaaagaagctgaGAATGCTGAAGGTCAGGCCGCTGggggaaagaggaagaaggtgaCGGCGGCGCAGCTGCGAGTGCAGAAAG ATTTATCAGAACTATCACTCGGCGCCACGATGAGAACGGATTTCCCGGATCCTGACAACATCCTCAACTTTATCCTGAGTATCGAGCCGGACGAGGGTATGTACCGAGGGGCAAGATTCACCTTCGACTTCGCCATCAACCAGAACTTCCCCCACGAGCCCCCGAAAGTACGATGCATGGAAAAGATCTACCACCCTAATATCGACCTGGAAGGTAAAGTTTGCTTGAACATTCTGCGGGAGGACTGGAAGCCAGTGTTGAATCTGAATGCTGTCATCGTGGGACTGCAG TTCTTGTTCTTAGAACCCAATGCTTCAGATCCGTTGAACAAAGAGGCTGCTGATGACCTGCGAAGCAACCGAGAAGGCTTCAAGAGAAACGTACGAACGGCCATGAGTGGAGGAACTATTAAGGGTACTACATATGACCGGGTACTGAAATAG